GCAAGTGCACGCGGCACTGTTGCAGCATTTTGCGACACTGCCGCATAAATGACACTTAGTGAAAAAGAAACAAGCACTACACTAATTCATGTAGCTCCAGCAAATTAATTTCATCACCTGAGTCATCTGTACAACACTTCAAATTAAATGCATCTTTGTGTAGATTAACTGTGACTTCAGGAGAGACACATTGCCTATCAAACTCCACGTGTTTTAAAAGATTTACCGACTTACAAATTTTATTATTCGAGGATCCTAAAAAGACACCCACGTTgttaggggctgtttggttctGACCCTGGCAAAGGTGCCTGGGTTAGGCAGCTCCTCAGGCCATCGATTTTGAGCGCCTGGTGGTCGACGAATGGACCTGCCTGGGCGAGCACCCCAGGGCCACGCTGCAAACCAAACAAACCCCTAGTATTCTTGATAATTCTACTATCAGAAAAAATAGAAAAGGGTGCCCCAATAGTACCTTTCTTGTCTCGAGTATCTGGGTTCTTAGGTGCCTTGAGTTTAGATGCTTTTTTTGTTGAATGTTGGTCTGTTGTGGCCTCACATCTTTTGCTCTTGCGTGTTCGGGTGGCAGCTATTACTGATGATTTAGGTGTGAACGAGGGGTGAGGGGTAGGCACTTTTGTCTGTTGTATGTATCCCAGGTGACTTGTTCACGAAATTATCATCTAGTGCTGATGTCACGGAATTATCATAGTGTTGATGTCACGGAATTGCTTGCTGCCGAAGGAGAATATCTCAGCGCCCCTTGTTTGTGCCAACGACGCGGTCCAAATAATCCAAATCAATAGCGGAAACATCGAAGCCAATTGTGGGAAGGAGCACCATTGCCTGCAAATTACTTCGACCAGGATGTACTAATTGTAGTTTCCTATGCAGAGAACGAGCTGTGCTGTTTGTCTTATTATGTATGGCATAGCGCTATAACATCTAGCTGTATATGGTAGCGCAGCTTCATTTcgtgcatatatatagtagtgtACACATATGTATATGTGCTCACCCAAGTGTTATTCAGCTCCAAAAAGAAACGAGGAGGCAAGAGCTAGCAAAAAAAATGGTCGCAGTCGACTCTCCCTACCTTAAACTGATGCCGTCCTTTCAGTTTTGCTACTTGCTGCTGTCAACATTACTGTACTTGCCTCGTTATTCTACCTCACTTTCCTTCAACTTCGATTTCTCCCAACCGGGAGGTTATAACGCCGCAAACTTCAGCTTCGACGGCGATGCATACTTCCACACCCAGGTGATCGAGCTAACAAGGAATGACAGGAACCAAGGCTTGGACAACAGCGTAGGCCGGGCGTCGTACGCTCAGCCTGTGCCCATCTGGGACGAGGATTCCGGCGAGGTCGCGAGCTTCACCACCACGTTCTCCTTCAAAATCCTCCGAGACAACCAAAACAACATCACCGCTGGCGACGGTATGGCCTTCTTCCTCGGGCATTACCCGTCGAGCATCCCAACCGCGAGTGGTGGCGGTGGTCTCGGCCTCTTCAGCGCGGGCGAAAACAGCACGAACGCGACGGGGGATAATAGGGTCGTGGCAGTCGAATTCGACACGTTTAAGAACACAGAGTACAAAGACATCAGTGACAACCACATAGGAATCGACATCAACTCCCTCATCTCAAAGGCGTACACGGATGCCAGCGTCCCTGGAAAGAACCTAACGTCGGGCCTCGTGATGAGCTGCCAGGTGAGCTACGGCAACAGCACAAAGCGTCTCACTGCTGACCTCCAGATTGGCGACGCGACCTACCACGTCGAGACTAGTGCTGACCTCAGGTTACTCTTATCGAGCATGGTGGCAATTGGCTTCTCGGGAGCTACTGGTGCGGCTGTCGAGCTACACCAGGTTCTGGCATGGTCATTTTACTCCACACTGGATAGAGCCCCTGCTCCACCTGCACCTGCACCGTCATTTACACCTTCATCTTCAGCTTCACCTTCACCTGATGATAATGGTAATCGTCGTGGAGGTTTCTCCTCGAAGGTTCCATGGAAGATAGTTGGAGCAGTAATCGGAGTAGTTGCGGTAGCGGTAGTTGCCTTGTGTGCTCTCCTAGTACGTCTGCGGAAGCTGTGTGCAGGAAAGAAGCCAGCTTCAAATGACAAACTAGATGATGAGCAACCAGAAACACCAACTAGTTTAGACAGGGCTCCTACTAACGTTCCCAGGCCTTTCAGTTACCGTGAGCTGGCCAAGGCGACAAACAACTTTTCAGTGCAAACTAATAAGCTCGGGGAAGGGGGCTACGCCGTCGTCTACAAGGGCCAACTGAAGAACCCAGACCGATTTGTGGCCATAAAAAACTTCAAACTAGGAAAATCTGCCACTGACAGGAGGAAGGCATTCGAAGATGAAATCAAGGTTATTAGCCAAGTCAGGCAAAGGCACCTGGTTGAGTTAGTAGGCTGGTGTATTGATGAAGAAAAGGATATCGTGTCACTTGTTTACGAGCTTGtttcagaaggtagcctccacGACCATTTGCACAAGGGAAGGAGTTGGTTGCCATGGTCCAGAAGGTATGTACGCACTAGTTTTCTTATCTTATCCTTGAGCTGACACAGACATTCCTTCTTCCATTTATAGCAGAACATAACATTTTGATTATTCTCCTGTCTTTTGTTCAATTATAATTGGAGGTACTTTACATCAATAATTTACCGGTGCTTTGTTTGGTTGTTGCTTATATATTAGGTATCAAATCATCCTCGACCTCGGGTGTGCTCTACGGTATCTACATGGAGAATGCACGGGCTGCATCTTACATGGTGACATATCAGCATCTAACATATTGCTTGATTCACACTATGTTGCGAAATTAGCTGACTTCGGGTTGTCGAGGTTGATGGACCATGCGATCGAGCTGAAAACGACATGTAATGTAGCCGGAACGCCAGGCTACATAGATCCAGATTTTATAAACATTGGGAAGCGGAGCAGGGAGTCAGATGTCTATGGCTTTGGCATTGTTCTACTAGAGACAGTCACCGGCCGGagccctgctgctgctgccgtcgATCCCACTACCGTCTCCCCTTTGCTAAAATGGGTATGGGGGATAAAGAACAGCGGCGCAGTCCTTGAAGCATCAGATCCGAGGCTCAAGCATGACTCTACGAGAGATGAACAAGAACAGATGGAGCGCGTGATACAGGTCGCGCTCTGGTGCGCACACACCGATCCAGCTCAGagaccatccatcaaagaagCCATGAGGGCCTTGGAGTCCACGAACGTGGCGATCCCTCCTTTGCCACTGCCGGGATTCATGCATGGGCCATCAAACCTTGTTGCTGATGACATGTCATGTGAGACCTCAGATAGCGTTGTATCACCTGCTGCAAGCCGGGCTTAGCTTTCATCTTGCTTGCATATTTACTTTCCGAAGAATAATCTTTCTTAACTCTCACATAGGGTACAAGTTTAATCTGTCTGCACAACTTTGTTCTTACATCAAACGTTAGATATTCCTtttgttcacatgtttattaatGTGCTGTCCCTGCGACCCTTCACCAATTCTTCCTTCGTCCATGTCTTCTCCCTCGTCTCTCCAGCAGTTATAAATCAAAAGATGAGCTCCTTGCAACCTTGTCTTGTTCCCATCAATCAATGTTCTCTTCTCCCTCCATCAGTTACTCCTCCAAGTAGTTGTCCTATCCGGTGAGACACGCTTCTTTGGAGAAGTCCATCTGAGATGAGATGGTCTGCTCTCCCATGTCCGATCATCTGAAGGATTTGAGAACCAAGATTTGGGGATACATGCATGTAACGACCCTTAAGATATGTCGCATTGCAACTTTTGGTTTGCTTATTATTGTGCCTTTTCAATGTTCCAACCAG
Above is a genomic segment from Miscanthus floridulus cultivar M001 chromosome 3, ASM1932011v1, whole genome shotgun sequence containing:
- the LOC136542899 gene encoding L-type lectin-domain containing receptor kinase IX.1-like gives rise to the protein MEDSWSRKKPASNDKLDDEQPETPTSLDRAPTNVPRPFSYRELAKATNNFSVQTNKLGEGGYAVVYKGQLKNPDRFVAIKNFKLGKSATDRRKAFEDEIKVISQVRQRHLVELVGWCIDEEKDIVSLVYELVSEGSLHDHLHKGRSWLPWSRRYQIILDLGCALRYLHGECTGCILHGDISASNILLDSHYVAKLADFGLSRLMDHAIELKTTCNVAGTPGYIDPDFINIGKRSRESDVYGFGIVLLETVTGRSPAAAAVDPTTVSPLLKWVWGIKNSGAVLEASDPRLKHDSTRDEQEQMERVIQVALWCAHTDPAQRPSIKEAMRALESTNVAIPPLPLPGFMHGPSNLVADDMSCETSDSVVSPAASRA